A window of Phyllopteryx taeniolatus isolate TA_2022b chromosome 19, UOR_Ptae_1.2, whole genome shotgun sequence contains these coding sequences:
- the adoa gene encoding 2-aminoethanethiol (cysteamine) dioxygenase a gives MSRNNKNPLIRKIAKQAFMTYKGLKCSSNGDNKVFAEKQAKLISLVTALRAPDLKMAPRKNKATSGPSEPDPPPVTYMHICETEVYSMGIFLLTSGASIPLHDHPGMNGMLKVLYGKVSVSCFDKIESGQTVSAAPPRFETPVAPFQNASVRRSLLRSVAEYSENSGPCLLTPLRDNLHQIDAVDGPAAFLDILAPPYDPDDGRDCHYYKVLKTVEDPGLAVMDNQELQGEEKGKEKEMWLLEIPQPEDFWCGGEPYPGPVVSV, from the exons ATGTCgcgaaacaacaaaaatcctcTTATCCGGAAAATAGCCAAGCAAGCTTTTATGACCTATAAAGGTTTAAAATGTTCGTCCAACGGAGATAATAAAGTCTTTGCCGAAAAACAGGCCAAACTCATCTCCTTAGTGACCGCGCTTCGGGCTCCGGATCTCAAGATGGCTCCCCGGAAAAACAAAGCGACCTCCGGTCCGTCGGAGCCTGATCCCCCCCCGGTCACTTACATGCACATATGTGAGACAGAGGTGTACAGCATGGGGATATTCCTGCTCACAAGCGGAGCCTCCATACCTCTCCACGACCATCCGGGCATGAACGGGATGCTGAAG gTCCTCTATGGCAAGGTGAGCGTCAGTTGCTTCGACAAGATCGAAAGCGGCCAGACAGTCAGTGCTGCCCCTCCTCGGTTTGAAACTCCTGTGGCGCCGTTCCAAAACGCTTCTGTGCGACGTTCCTTGCTCCGCTCGGTagcggagtactcggagaacaGTGGACCGTGCCTCCTTACGCCTCTACGGGATAATCTCCACCAGATCGACGCCGTCGACGGACCTGCTGCTTTCCTGGATATCCTGGCGCCACCGTACGATCCAGACGATGGGCGGGACTGTCACTATTACAAAGTTCTGAAAACTGTGGAAGACCCGGGTTTAGCTGTGATGGATAACCAGGAGCTGCAGGGAGAAGAGAAGGGGAAAGAGAAGGAAATGTGGCTTTTAGAAATCCCTCAGCCAGAGGACTTCTGGTGTGGAGGAGAGCCTTACCCAGGTCCCGTAGTTTCTGTGTGA